The Bubalus kerabau isolate K-KA32 ecotype Philippines breed swamp buffalo chromosome X, PCC_UOA_SB_1v2, whole genome shotgun sequence genome has a segment encoding these proteins:
- the MED12 gene encoding mediator of RNA polymerase II transcription subunit 12 isoform X6, which translates to MAAFGILSYEHRPLKRPRLGPPDVYPQDPKQKEDELTALNVKQGFNNQPAVSGDEHGTAKNVNFNPAKISSNFNSIITEKLRCNTLPDIGRRKPQVNQKDNFWLVTARSQSAINTWFTDLAGTKPLTQLAKKVPIFSKKEEVFGYLAKYTVPVMRAAWLIKMTCAYYAAISETKVKKRHIDPFTEWTQIITKCLWEQLQKMAEYYRPGPAGSGGCGSTIGPLPHDVEMAIRQWDYNEKLAMFMFQDGMLDRHEFLTWVLECFEKIRPGEDELLKLLLPLLLRYSGEFVQSAYLSRRLAYFCTRRLALQLDGVSSHSSHVMSAQSTSTLPTTPAPQPPSSSTPSTPFSDLLMCPQHRPLVFGLSCILQTILLCCPSALVWHYSLTDSRIKTGSPLDHLPIAPSNLPMPEGNSAFTQQVRAKLREIEQQIKERGQAVEVRWSFDKCQEATAGFTIGRVLHTLEVLDSHSFERSDFSNSLDSLCNRIFGLGPSKDGHEISSDDDAVVSLLCEWAVSCKRSGRHRAMVVAKLLEKRQAEIEAERCGESEAADEKGSIASGSLSAPSAPIFQDVLLQFLDTQAPMLTDPRSESERVEFFNLVLLFCELIRHDVFSHNMYTCTLISRGDLAFGAPGPRPPSPFDDPADDPERKEAEGSSSSKLEDPGLSESMDIDPSSSVLFEDMEKPDFSLFSPTMPCEGKGSPSPEKPDVEKEVKPPPKEKLEGTLGVLYDQPRHVQYATHFPIPQEESCSHECNQRLVVLFGVGKQRDDARHAIKKITKDILKVLNRKGTAETDQLAPIVPLNPGDLTFLGGEDGQKRRRNRPEAFPTAEDIFAKFQHLSHYDQHQVTAQVSRNVLEQITSFALGMSYHLPLVQHVQFIFDLMEYSLSISGLIDFAIQLLNELSVVEAELLLKSSDLVGSYTTSLCLCIVAVLRHYHACLILNQDQMAQVFEGLCGVVKHGMNRSDGSSAERCILAYLYDLYTSCSHLKSKFGELFSDFCSKVKNTIYCNVEPSESNMRWAPEFMIDTLENPAAHTFTYTGLGKSLSENPANRYSFVCNALMHVCVGHHDSDRVNDIAILCAELTGYCKSLSAEWLGVLKALCCSSNNGTCGFNDLLCNVDVSDLSFHDSLATFVAILIARQCLLLEDLIRCAAIPSLLNAACSEQDSEPGARLTCRILLHLFKTPQLNPCQSDGNKPTVGIRSSCDRHLLAASQNRIVDGAVFAVLKAVFVLGDAELKGSGFTVTGGTEELPEEEGGGGSGSRRQGGRNISVETASLDVYAKYVLRSICQQEWVGERCLKSLCEDSNDLQDPVLSSAQAQRLMQLICYPHRLLDNEDGENPQRQRIKRILQNLDQWTMRQSSLELQLMIKQTPNNEMNSLLENIAKATIEVFQQSAETGSSSGNAASNMPSSSKTKPVLSSLERSGVWLVAPLIAKLPTSVQGHVLKAAGEELENGQHLDSSSRKERDRQKQKSMSLLSQQPFLSLVLTCLKGQDEQREGLLTSLYSQVHQIVTNWRDDQYLDDCKPKQLMHEALKLRLNLVGGMFDTVQRSTQQTTEWAVLLLEIIISGTVDMQSNNELFTTVLDMLSVLINGTLAADMSSISQGSMEENKRAYMNLVKKLRKELAERQSDSLEKVYQLLPLPKPTRDVITCEPQGSLIDTKGNKIAGFDSIFKKEGLQVSTKQKISPWDLFEGLKPSAPLSWGWFGTVRVDRRVARGEEQQRLLLYHTHLRPRPRAYYLEPLPLPPEDEEPPAPTLLEPEKKAPEPPKTDKPGAAPPSTEERKKKSTKGKKRSQPAAKTEDYGMGPGRSGPYGVTVPPDLLHHANPSSISHLSYRQSSIGLYTQNQPLPAGGPRVDPYRPVRLPMQKLPTRPPYPGVLPTTMTGVMGLEPASYKTSVYRQQQPAVPQGQRLRQQLQSQGMLGQSSVHQMTPSSSYGLQTSQGYTPYVSHVGLQQHTGPAGTMVPPSYSSQPYQSTHPSTNPTLVDPTRHLQQRPSGYVHQQAPTYGHGLTSTQRFSHQTLQQTPMIGTMTPLGPQGVQAGIRSASILPEQQQQQQQQQQQQQQQQQQQQQQQQQQQYHIRQQQQQQQILRQQQQQQQQQQQQQQQQQQQQQQQAHQQQQQQAAPPQPQPQSQPQFQRQGLQQTQQQQQTAALVRQLQQQLSNTQPQPSTNIFGRY; encoded by the exons ATGGCGGCCTTTGGGATCTTGAGCTACGAACACCGGCCCCTGAAGCGGCCGCGGCTGGGGCCTCCTGATGTGTACCCTCAAGATCCCAAACAGAAGGAG GATGAATTAACGGCCTTGAATGTAAAACAAGGTTTCAATAACCAGCCTGCTGTCTCTGGGGATGAACATGGCACTGCCAAGAATGTCAACTTTAATCCTGCCAAG ATCAGTTCCAACTTCAACAGCATCATTACAGAGAAGTTACGTTGTAACACCCTCCCTGACATTGGTCGAAGGAAGCCCCAAGTGAACCAGAAGGACAACTTCTGGCTGGTGACTGCACGATCCCAGAGTGCCATTAACACTTGGTTTACTGATCTGGCTGGTACCAAGCCACTCACACAACTAGCCAAAAAG GTCCCTATTTTCAGTAAGAAGGAAGAAGTGTTTGGGTATTTAGCCAAATACACAGTGCCTGTGATGCGGGCCGCCTGGCTCATTAAGATGACCTGTGCCTACTATGCAGCAATCTCAGAGACCAAGGTTAAGAAGAGACATATTGACCCCTTCACAG AATGGACTCAGATCATCACCAAGTGCTTATGGGAGCAGCTTCAAAAGATGGCTGAATACTACCGGCCAGGGCCTGCTGGAAGTGGGGGCTGTGGCTCCACGATAGGGCCCTTGCCCCATGATGTTGAGATGGCAATCCGGCAGTGGGACTACAACGAGAAGCTGGCCATGTTCATGTTTCAG GACGGAATGCTGGACAGACATGAGTTTCTGACCTGGGTACTTGAGTGTTTTGAGAAAATCCGCCCTGGAGAGGATGAATTGCTTAAactgctgctgcctctgctgcttCGA TACTCTGGAGAGTTTGTTCAGTCTGCGTACCTCTCCCGCCGCCTCGCCTACTTCTGTACACGGAGACTGGCCCTGCAGCTGGATGGTGTGAGCAGTCACTCATCTCATGTGATGTCTGCTCAGTCGACAAGCACACTGCCCACCACCCCTGCTCCTCAGCCCCCAAGTAGCAGCACACCCTCTACACCCTTTAGTGACCTGCTTATGTGCCCTCAGCACCGGCCCCTAGTTTTTGGCCTCAGCTGTATCCTTCAG ACCATCCTGCTGTGTTGTCCTAGTGCCCTGGTTTGGCACTATTCACTGACTGATAGTCGAATCAAGACTGGCTCACCACTTGACCACCTGCCTATTGCCCCCTCCAACCTGCCCATGCCAGAGGGCAACAGTGCCTTCACTCAGCAG GTCCGTGCAAAGTTGCGGGAGATCGAGCAACAGATCAAGGAACGAGGACAGGCCGTTGAGGTTCGCTGGTCTTTTGATAAGTGCCAGGAAGCTACTGCAG GCTTCACCATTGGACGAGTACTCCATACTTTGGAAGTGTTGGACAGCCATAGTTTTGAACGCTCTGACTTCAGCAACTCTCTTGATTCCCTCTGTAATCGAATCTTTGGATTGGGGCCTAGCAAGGATGGGCACGAG ATCTCCTCAGATGATGATGCAGTGGTATCATTACTGTGTGAATGGGCTGTCAGCTGCAAGCGTTCTGGTCGGCATCGTGCGATGGTGGTAGCCAAgctgctggagaagagacaggCAGAGATTGAGGCTGAG CGTTGTGGAGAATCGGAAGCTGCAGATGAGAAGGGTTCCATTGCCTCTGGCTCCCTTTCTGCTCCCAGTGCTCCCATTTTCCAAGATGTCCTCTTACAGTTTCTGGATACACAGGCTCCCATGCTGA cGGACCCCCGAAGTGAGAGTGAACGAGTGGAATTCTTTAACTTGGTACTGCTGTTCTGTGAACTGATTCGACATGATGTTTTCTCCCACAACATGTACACTTGCACCCTTATCTCCCGAGGGGACCTTGCCTTCGGAGCCCCTGGTCCCCGGCCTCCCTCTCCCTTTGATGACCCAGCTGATGACCCAGAGCGCAAGGAGGCtgagggcagcagcagcagcaagctggag GATCCAGGGCTCTCAGAGTCTATGGACATTGACCCTAGCTCCAGTGTGCTCTTTGAGGACATGGAAAAGCCTGATTTCTCA TTGTTCTCCCCTACTATGCCCTGTGAGGGGAAGGGCAGTCCATCCCCTGAGAAACCAGATGTTGAGAAGGAGGTGAAGCCCCCACCCAAGGAGAAGCTAGAAGGAACCCTTGGGGTTCTTTATGACCAGCCACGGCATGTGCAGTATGCCACACACTTTCCCATCCCCCAG GAGGAGTCATGCAGCCATGAGTGCAACCAGCGGTTGGTCGTACTGTTTGGGGTGGGAAAGCAGCGAGATGATGCCCGCCATGCCATCAAGAAAATTACCAAGGATATCCTGAAGGTTCTGAACCGCAAGGGGACAGCAGAAACTG ACCAGCTTGCTCCTATTGTGCCTCTGAATCCTGGAGACCTGACATTCTTAG GTGGGGAGGATGGACAGAAGCGGCGACGAAACCGACCTGAAGCTTTTCCCACTGCCGAGGATATCTTTGCTAAGTTCCAGCACCTTTCACATTATGACCAACACCAGGTCACGGCTCAG GTCTCCCGGAATGTTCTGGAGCAGATCACGAGCTTTGCCCTTGGCATGTCATACCACTTGCCTCTGGTGCAGCATGTGCAGTTTATCTTCGACCTCATGGAATATTCACTCAGCATCAGTGGCCTCATCGACTTTGCCATTCAG CTGCTGAATGAACTGAGTGTAGTCGAGGCCGAACTGCTTCTCAAATCCTCAGATCTGGTGGGCAGCTACACCACCAGCCTGTGCCTGTGCATCGTGGCTGTCCTGCGCCACTATCACGCCTGCCTCATCCTCAACCAGGACCAGATGGCACAGGTCTTTGAGGG GCTGTGTGGCGTAGTTAAGCATGGGATGAACCGATCCGATGGTTCCTCTGCAGAACGCTGTATCCTTGCATATCTCTATGATCTGTACACCTCCTGTAGCCATTTAAAGAGCAAATTTGGGGAACTCTTCAG CGACTTCTGCTCCAAGGTAAAGAATACCATCTACTGCAACGTGGAGCCGTCAGAGTCCAACATGCGCTGGGCACCCGAGTTCATGATCGACACTTTAGAGAACCCCGCCGCTCACACCTTCACCTACACAGGGCTAGGCAAGAGTCTTAGTGAGAACCCTGCTAACCGCTACAGCTTTGTCTGCAATGCCCTTATGCACGTCTGTGTGGGGCACCATGATTCGGATAG GGTGAATGACATCGCCATCCTGTGTGCAGAGCTGACCGGCTATTGCAAGTCACTGAGTGCAGAGTGGCTGGGAGTGCTTAAGGCCTTGTGCTGCTCCTCTAACAATGGCACTTGTGGTTTCAACGACCTCCTCTGCAATGTAGAT GTCAGTGACCTGTCTTTTCACGACTCCCTGGCCACTTTTGTTGCCATCCTCATCGCTCGGCAGTGTTTGCTCCTGGAGGATCTGATTCGCTGTGCGGCCATCCCTTCACTCCTTAATGCTG CTTGCAGTGAACAGGACTCTGAGCCAGGGGCCCGGCTTACCTGCCGCATCCTCCTCCACCTTTTCAAGACACCTCAACTCAATCCTTGCCAATCGGATGGAA ACAAGCCTACTGTAGGAATCCGCTCCTCCTGTGACCGCCACCTGCTGGCTGCCTCCCAGAACCGCATCGTGGATGGAGCTGTGTTTGCTGTTCTCAAGGCTGTGTTTGTACTTG GGGATGCGGAACTGAAGGGTTCGGGCTTCACTGTGACAGGAGGAACAGAAGAACTtccagaggaggagggaggaggtggcaGTGGCAGTCGGAGGCAGGGTGGCCGCAACATCTCTGTGGAGACAGCCAGTCTGGATGTCTATGCCAAGTACGTGCTACGCAGCATCTGCCAGCAG GAATGGGTAGGAGAACGTTGCCTTAAATCGTTGTGTGAGGACAGCAATGACCTGCAAGACCCAGTGTTGAGCAGTGCCCAGGCCCAGCGCCTCATGCAGCTTATCTGCTACCCACATCGGCTGCTGGACAACGAGGATGGGGAAAACCCGCAGCGGCAACGCATTAAGCGTATTCTCCAG AACTTGGACCAGTGGACCATGCGCCAGTCTTCGTTGGAACTGCAGCTCATGATCAAGCAGACCCCTAACAAT GAGATGAACTCCCTCTTAGAGAACATCGCCAAGGCCACAATCGAGGTTTTCCAACAGTCTGCAGAGACAGGGTCATCTTCTGGAAATGCTGCAAGCAACATGCCCAGCAGCAGCAAGACCAAGCCTGTGCTCAG CTCCCTAGAACGCTCGGGTGTATGGCTGGTGGCTCCTCTCATTGCCAAACTGCCCACCTCAGTCCAGGGGCATGTGTTAAAGGCTGCTGGGGAAGAATTGGAGAACGGCCAGCACCTGGACTCCTCTTCCCGCAAAGAACGTGATCGACAAAAGCAAAAGAG CATGTCTCTGTTGAGCCAGCAGCCCTTCTTATCCCTGGTGCTGACATGTCTGAAGGGGCAGGATGAGCAGCGTGAGGGACTCCTTACCTCGCTCTACAGCCAGGTCCACCAG ATTGTGACTAATTGGAGAGATGACCAGTATTTAGACGATTGCAAACCAAAGCAGCTAATGCATGAGGCACTCAAACTGCGGCTCAACCTG GTGGGGGGCATGTTTGACACAGTGCAGCGCAGCACCCAGCAGACCACGGAGTGGGCTGTGCTCCTCCTGGAGATCATCATCAGCGGCACTGTCGACATGCAGTCCAACAA CGAGCTCTTCACCACTGTCCTGGACATGCTAAGCGTGCTCATCAATGGGACCCTAGCTGCAGACATGTCCAGCATCTCCCAGGGCAGCATGGAGGAAAACAAACGTGCCTACATGAACCTGGTGAAGAAGCTGCGG AAAGAGTTGGCGGAACGCCAGTCGGATAGTCTGGAAAAAGTTTACCAGCTGCTGCCACTGCCCAAGCCGACTCGAGATGTGATCACGTGTGAGCCGCAGGGCTCCCTTATTGACACCAAGGGGAACAAGATTGCTGGCTTCGACTCCATCTTCAAGAAGGAG GGTCTTCAGGTTTCCACCAAACAAAAGATCTCTCCCTGGGATCTTTTTGAGGGCTTGAAGCCATCAGCGCCACTGTCTTGGGGCTGGTTTGGAACAGTCCGGGTGGACCGGCGCGTGGCCCGTGGAGAGGAGCAGCAGCGGCTGCTGCTGTACCACACACACCTGAGGCCCCGGCCCCGCGCCTACTACCTGGAGCCACTGCCACTGCCTCCAGAAGATGAGgaaccccctgcccccaccctgctaGAGCCTGAAAAAAAGGCTCCAGAGCCCCCCAAAACTGACAAACCTGGAGCTGCTCCACCCAGCACTGAGGAACGCAAGAAGAAGTCCACCAAGGGCAAGAAGCGCAGCCAGCCTGCCGCCAAGACGGAA GACTATGGAATGGGCCCAGGCCGAAGTGGCCCCTACGGAGTGACAGTGCCTCCAGACCTCCTGCACCATGCCAACCCTAGCTCCATCTCCCACCTTAGCTACAGGCAGAGCTCCATAGGCCTCTACACCCAGAACCAGCCACTGCCAGCAG GTGGCCCCCGTGTGGATCCATACCGCCCTGTGCGGTTACCGATGCAGAAGCTGCCTACCCGCCCACCTTACCCTGGAGTGCTGCCCACGACCATGACTGGTGTCATGGGACTGGAACCTGCCTCCTACAAGACGTCTGTGTACCGACAGCAGCAGCCTGCAGTGCCCCAAGGACAGCGCCTTCGCCAACAGCTCCAG AGTCAAGGGATGTTGGGACAGTCATCTGTCCATCAGATGACTCCCAGTTCTTCGTACGGTTTGCAGACCTCCCAG gGCTATACTCCTTATGTTTCTCATGTGGGATTGCAGCAACACACAGGCCCTGCAGGTACCATGGTGCCCCCCAGCTACTCCAGCCAGCCTTACCAGAGCACCCACCCTTCTACCAATCCTACTCTTGTAGATCCTACTCGCCACCTGCAGCAGCGGCCCAGTGGCTATGTGCACCAGCAGGCCCCAACCTACGGACATGGGCTGACCTCCACTCAAAG GTTTTCCCACCAGACACTGCAGCAAACACCCATGATAGGCACCATGACCCCACTGGGCCCCCAGGGTGTCCAGGCCGGCATCCGGTCGGCTTCCATCCtgcctgagcagcagcagcagcagcagcagcagcagcagcagcaacagcagcaacagcagcagcagcagcagcagcagcagcagcaacagtaccaTAtccggcagcagcagcagcagcagcagatcctgCGG cagcagcaacagcagcagcagcagcaacagcagcaacagcagcagcagcagcaacagcagcagcaacaagcacaccagcagcagcagcagcaggcggctcctcctcagccccagccccagtcCCAGCCCCAG TTCCAGCGCCAGGGGCTTCAGCAgacacagcaacaacaacagacagCAGCTTTGGTCCGGCAGCTCCAACAACAGCTCTCTA ACACCCAGCCACAGCCCAGTACCAACATATTTGGAcgctactga